The following is a genomic window from Takifugu rubripes chromosome 13, fTakRub1.2, whole genome shotgun sequence.
TATACTATTTTAACAAAAAAGTAGTAAAAAGGGCAACACAATTACATAAAGAACAAGTACTACAATGCTCCAAGGATTGGATGACCTGAGAGCCTTGATGGATGTAAATGGAGAGGGCTCTTCATATACTCAGGTGCTAGATCATGTAAGGCTCCAAAGGTCAATTCAAGAAATTTAGAATgaatttgaaaattaaattagAATCCCATATAAGGAGAGTATAATTAGGGTGACAGGAAGgtgcacttttttaaaaattgcctTTTAAAAGCCGAATGGCTTCAGATGATTCTGCTGTTTGACTTGCATTAAGCAGGTAATAAAAATATATTGATAATAACTAAATAACAAAGTGCTTATAAACTTCAGATTTTTAGAATAAATTATGTGCAatatttggttttaaaaaatgtatctttTAGGTCAATGAAGAACAAGAAATATTAAATTTGTACATTAGTGTGGCTCTTCTTTGGCTTTGGGAGCGTTTTTAGCGGCAGAACTTACCTTACAGCCAAATGTAAAGCTTTGCAGAGCCTTTTTGGCAATTTTCAAAAGTTGGATAAACTAGGTACAAATGATTGTACCTGTGAAATTTAAGAGGGAACCCATTTTTAGTATACAAACAGCCACAATTTGCACAGAAATAATGTGGTTTGAAGAAGctatttgaaaagaaaacaggaacaaCCACCAGTAAAAAGAAGCAATGGTATAAGATGTACTGCCAAACACTTATTATGTAGGAGTGAAGTTCCTCCCCACCCCAGCCAGTTCAGCACGTATTCAACCCTTTATTCATGAGACAATCAGCCAGCCCAACCCGCATTTACGTCACACCTTGGCCAGGTGCCCCGAATGACGCACGCAAGTCGGCGGACTATTAACGATGGAGTCTGAAgcgtaaaaaacaaacaaacaaacaaacaaacaatcttaTACTGTTGATTTTCACAACAGTAAACGACAATCTtgtattttgtgtattttatgaACGGCGCATGTTTGTCGCGCGCTGATGACGTAGATCGTGCGACTGAAAGCGGAGCGAAGCGCTGCATTTCGTAACTTGACAACATTTGAAGACGGTGAGCATTTATGGTTTTCTATGTGTGGCCTTGCGTCATAGCTCGATGCATCATGGTGACTGACGCATGTACTCACGATTTATTCGATCATTTTTTTCAGTATTATAGAAGCGTAATGCGTAAAACTTAAGCTGTCGTGTTATGGTATCTGACGTCAAAAGCTAAAGTTTGCATTTAGTTATACTGTTCGCATGGGTAAGACTAACTTTGTCTGATACATTTCCATATATCTTTTTGACATATTATTGCGAACAATTATTGTTTGAGCCACGTAGAATTGAAAGACGGTGTAAAAATATTGATCTTTGACAGAATAGCTCACATGCAGGCATAGGTTGAGTGCCAGGTAAGCAGTTGCAAAATATTATTGCGACACACAGTGGCACAGGTCAAACCCAGGTATCTGAAATGACACCAAAGAATAAATCAATTACAAAATcaggaaaatatttatttagcaTTGACATTCCAGCAATGCACATTATAGAATGAAATTGAAAATATGTGACATAACTTAATCCCTCACTTAATGTATAATCAGCATCTGCGAACATTTGTCTACTCAGCACAATGTAACGGGCCCAATGTGCTAGATCAGCCTATGAAACTCCACGTCCTCTATCAATTCCATGATCTTTTTGTATTCGTCTTTGCCTTGGCGCCATCATGGAAAAAAATATCTTGCCTGTTCGAAAACGAGTCATGGGGTGGATTTGTTGTTCTGAGAGACAATCCAACTAATGAATTAGATTAATCACTTCCTGGTTAAAACTAAGATCATTGTTGGCTTTTTGCTGCGAAAAACAAAGGAACCATTGATTGTTGGTGGCTTAGGGCTGTTTCTGTTGCAGCGTTAGTGATGCAATGAAGGAAGCAGGATAAAACCTGGGCGACATTTGTTCCTGCAATAATTTAAAACAGTTAAGGTCTGTTTGGTATCTTTAAACTACTCTCTACTTGTCCTGTTTTCCAGATTATCAAAATACAGATATATTTTTACCTCTTTTCTAATTTCTTTCCACCATATGAATATTGCTATTATTTGCACTTGCATCAGTAGTCACCTGTGAGAGTTGCACATCTGCCCGTCCATCTAAACTAAAGAAACGATCAGTGTGCCAGGGAAGGATGGGAATTAGCAGGAACAATAAATCAGTccacctttattttttttgtgttacCAGTATTTCAAAACAGGGAAGTAAAATGCTGACAGATTTCTCTGGAATAAGCACATCTGCTAGGACATCTAAATCGATGGCGGATCAACGGTTCCCCAGACGGCGTCTTGGAGCTGGGAATTGTCCTTCAACCTGATCCATTATTTTTTCCCACAGATGTCAGCGATGTGCGGTAGCAGCAATGGTTGCCAAGATGCAAATCAAGAGGTGACAGAGAATAAGGTAAGAGGGATAAACTGCAGGAACTGCATTTGATCGAGTGGAAGCTGAACTGGGAACAATAAACGGGGAGGGAAGCGGGACAATATGGCACAGCAACATGATCAACTCTCTCCTAGAGTCGGGCAAATCTAATTGGATTATCATGTTCTGTTTTTCCAATAGGAGAAGGAGCATCCTCGGGTTCTCATCCCAGAATTATGCCGACTCTTCTACCAGCTGGGATGGGTGACAGGGACTGGAGGAGGAATCAGTCTGAGACGAGGGTTAGTGTGTGAATCAGAATGCTGTGAGGGAAGATGCTACTTAAAAATATCCCAACCTAAAGGCAGATAAACCACAAACTGCTGTTCTTAGATTGAGATTCTGATACTCCGAGTCAATCAGAACTTCATTTTTGTTTAAGCACAGATGCTGTCAAATGCCGACAGTTTTGCCAGAACAGACATGAGACCGTtggcttttattgctttttcacTGAATATCTTTGATCATTAGAGAACATTTGAGATGCGGAATTGAACAGTTTTTCAGACAGCATGAAAATGGTGATGAAACTTCAGATTAAACCCTGTCGATTACAGCTGCACTGACCTCGCCAtttcattttgaataaaaattgCACCTCTAAgacatttgaaaagaaaattccCTTTCATCTTGTTAAATTATTCCAGCACATTCACATAGAAAATAGGCAGTTCGAAACCCCAGTCATGCAGTCTATTACTTTTCACAGTGGTCCTGTGGTATTTGACAGAATAATGACTATTTTCACACTGTATAAAAGCGGGAAAAAAATGGAGGCCAATTGCAGTCACACTCTGTGGCCACATCATAGTTTAATCAATTAAAGCTGTTCAAATTCATCCATTTTCTAGCCCACGGACAAAGTATCGATTAAATGTTCATCTCgcaaaaagagggagaaaaaaagcaaCTCTGTCTAAACAAAACCTGCACAATTTATTCAGTATGAGATTAACAATTTTAAGATGTGTTAAACGTTTTAACGTCgtgggtgtttgtgttgctAGTTGACTACACATCTGCTGAAGATAAAGGTGTTTGagcgtgtttttgttttcagtatAGCTGCAAATCTCTGAATTTTAAGTcttgaaggttttttttcccctccctcccacagttCAGTTGCTATGGAATGACTCAGAGCCTTAGGCAGTCGGACCAAACCGTACACCAGAATAATCAATAGCCTCCCCTTTTATCTGCTGTTTGCAGATAAACACAACATCTTTATCAGGCGCATTCGTCAGGGAAACGTTAAGATTCCCTATTGTCACAATAACGTGATGATCGCAAAGATTATTTGGGGATGCCCAGAGGCTCCTCAGTATTTAAATACAACAGGAAATTTGCGTCGCGTTAAACTGAAGTGGCCATTTAGGACGATTCTGTTTCTTTTGGGCAATTACTTACACCAAATTTAGTACAAAGGGTTATTCTTCTTTTTATgtagtttgtttttattgaaaagATAAACACGCTTTCTCACAACTGTGGAACACATTTTTCTTTAGAGCATCTCTGCATTATTGCAGTTTTCATATAGTTGTGGGTAATTAAAGGTGTGGCCCCGAGGAAAGCTGTGCTCTCCATTTAAGTATGACAAAGTACCTCCTTTAAATCATTTTATCAACTACTTCCCTGTCATTGTATATTCTAAGAGACTTCTATTTTCTGTGAACCTCAGGGAGCAGATCTATATTGCACCATCAGGTGTCCAGAAAGAGAGAATACAGGTCAGTCATCCGATCCAAAGCAgctgaaaatgaatgttttctaaCGCATTATCTAGTTTCTTCTGTTCTATTGTTTGCATTCATCAGCCAGAAGACATGTTTGTGTGCGATGTGGATGAGAGAGACATCAGCTGTCCACCTGCCTGGAAGAAGTTAAAGAAGAGCCAGTGCACGCCGCTCTTTATGAATGCCTACACAATGAGGGGTGAGTTATTTTAAGGCATTCAGATGCACACCACCaattatgtttttaaagaagTCAGTGATGTGCTCATTTTCTGTTGTCTGGGGTCTCTCAGCGCTCCGCCCAAAGAAGAAAATAAGGAGAAATGTTTGTAACAAAAAAAGAGTAATTGAAAGGTCGGATGAAATTGGGGGGAACAAAAGGCTGCAGATGCCTGAATGTTGCACTCACATGCATGAGGCTGTTTCTATGGAAACTAAATTGTTAAATCTATTAAATCTAAAgtctttcctttaaaaaaaaaaaaaaaaaaaagatgtggtGGCTGAATATGAATTTACTGACTGAATGCATTGAAATTATACGTGCATCATTCGATGGAATGATGAGTAAATCAATGCCCCCTCCCTACTTTTTCCCCTTGTTCTGCATCTAAAAGCAGATCGGTTAGTGATATCTGAACGTAATCTTTGTTAAAATGTAGGGGCACAGGCGGTTATACACACCCACTCCAAGGCTGCTGTCATGGCAACTCTGCTGTATCCTGGCAAGGAATTCAGAATAACGCACCAGGAGATGATCAAGGGGATTCGTAAGGGCTCCTCAGGCATCAACTATCGGTATGTAATCAAGCAGTGAGGATTAGCGAGGTCCAAGAGCCCGTAGGTGTGGTTATGGAAAAGTCTGGCATTCGCTCAGGCAGACAAATCCGTGGCGCCATCAAGCCCGACCCCAACAAAACCGCATATCCGACTAAATCCATCATTTTCAAAGATCAGAACCTGTTATTTTACCTCAATATGGATTTTATTCTTTGGATTGTTTCAGTATCAAAGACAGCTTCTTTGGTTTGATCTGAGGTGTATGAATGATGCGCTCCTTTGATTTGTAAAATTCATATTTAGCATCCACAGCAAAAGCCAGATGGCAACTTTAACAGCTCAGATCTTTGACCATGTGCTCATTACTCATCAGGCAGAAGAAAACAGGTGAGAATCTTGGCAGCGGTTTGAATCTCTTCTGATCAGAACCGTGGTGGAGGCTGTAACGAATCATCATCTTCCATTATTTAGGAATTAATCTTTTCCTCTCCAAATGTCAGAAAAGGGCGTGATGTTGAGATATTTGATTTGGCCTCAGCGGTTGTACAGAAACAGGAgatctgtctgtgtctgtctgtgcgtCCCGCTGACAGCTCTGATGTCAGTAGCTAACCTGCtctcttgtgtttttccagTTACGACGACACTCTTGTTGTGCCCATTATTGAAAATACCCCTGAGGAGAAGGACTTAAAGGACCGGATGGCTCGGGCAATGGAGGAATATCCAGATTCATGTGCTGTCCTGGTCCGTCGCCACGGCGTCTACGTCTGGGGGGAGTCATGGGAAAAAGCTAAGACAATGTGAGCACTTTGTGTCTGCCAGAATTAACCTTTTCATATTCCCAGAATTACTTAGAAAAGCAATAGATTCAATTTATTTTTGGCCATTTCTCCAATTTGCAGGTGCGAGTGCTACGACTACCTCTTCGACATCGCTGTCCAGATGAAGCAGTGTGGACTGGACCCTTCAGCCCTCCCAACAGAAGAAAAGGGAATTGTTTGACATTCACTCACTGCTGCTTTCTTAAGAGAC
Proteins encoded in this region:
- the apip gene encoding methylthioribulose-1-phosphate dehydratase; this encodes MSAMCGSSNGCQDANQEVTENKEKEHPRVLIPELCRLFYQLGWVTGTGGGISLRRGEQIYIAPSGVQKERIQPEDMFVCDVDERDISCPPAWKKLKKSQCTPLFMNAYTMRGAQAVIHTHSKAAVMATLLYPGKEFRITHQEMIKGIRKGSSGINYRYDDTLVVPIIENTPEEKDLKDRMARAMEEYPDSCAVLVRRHGVYVWGESWEKAKTMCECYDYLFDIAVQMKQCGLDPSALPTEEKGIV